The following DNA comes from Ornithinimicrobium avium.
TTCGGCGTGCTGGCCGTACGATGGGACGACCTGTGGGCCTGGTTCGAGGGAATGTTCTAGTTGATCGACTTCCGATACCACGTGGTCTCGCTCGTCGCCGTCTTCATCGCGCTCGCGGTGGGGATCGCGCTGGGCGCCGGACCGCTGCGCGAGGGGCTGTCCTCCACCCTGGAGAGCGAGGTCTCCCAGCTGCGCGAGGAGCGCACCACCCTGCGCGAGCAGGTGGACGCCGCCGACGCCCGTGCCGCGGCGCGCGAGCAGGCCTTCGGCCGCGTCAGCGGCCGCGCCCTTGAGGGCACCCTCAGCGGTGTCCGCGTGGGCGTCGTCGCGCTGCCGGGCGCCGACCGCAACACCATCGACGCGCTCGAGGAGCGGCTCTCCACCGCCGGGGCGGACCTGGCCCTCAGCGTGGAGATCGCCGACTCGTGGGCCGACGCGGAGCCGGACGCGTCGCGCAGCGAGACGCTGCGCTCGGTCCAGGACCTGGTGCGCGTCCCCGAGCCGCGCGAGGGCGCCGATCCCGACGTCGCCACCGCCCTGGCCGCGGTCCTCGCCGGGGCCGACCAACCGGGCGACCTCGGCGCCTGGCGGCAGGCCGCGACCCTCCTGGAGGACGAGGGCCTGGTCGACCTGACCTGGCGCGACGCGACGAGCGACTCCTTCACCGACCGTCGCCCGCCGGACACCTTCGTCGTGGTCAGCGGCGGTCTGGACGCGGCGGACGCCGAGGAGCCCGCGGGCGAGCAGGCGCTGGCCGCCCGGCTCGACCTCGTGGAGGGGCTCGCCGAGCTCGACGTGCCGACGGTCGTCGCCGGGCAGGGCACCGAGAAGGCTCCGGTGGAGGGCGAGGACCACCTCGACCCGCTGGTCGGGGCGGTGCGGGACGACCGCGGCCTCGCCCAGGAGGTGTCCACCGTCGACAACCTCGAGCACATCACCGGTCAGGTCGCGACCGCCATGGCGCTGGCGTGGGCCCTCGACGGCGTGGTCGGCCACTACGGGCTGGGGCGGCTGGCGGACTCCTCGCTGCCGCAGGTGCCACCCGTGCGCACGGTCTCGGTCGGCGTGCCCGTCCCTGACGGGGGCACCGACGAGGGCGGCGCGGAGGAGGGGAGCACCGGCCGAAAGGACGGCAGGACCTCCGGGGACCCTGCGGACCCGGGTACCGCCGAGGACGGGAGCGGCGTGGGTGAGGTCCCCGGCACCGACGTGGCGCAGGAGGGCGGGGGGCTGGGCGAGCTGCTTCCCGACCCCGCAGGCACGACCTCGGCGCCGTGAGGCCGGGCCCCCTGGCGCTGACGGCCGGCGTGGCCGCGGCGGTCACCGCCGGCGTGCTGCACGCCGAGCGCGACGGACGGCTGCCGGGCGCGGCCCGGTGGCGTCGGACCAACCATGCTGGTGCCGGCGTCACCCTCGTCGAGGGGCTCGCCCTCGCCGTCGGGACCACGCTGCCGCTGCTCCTCGCCGACCCGCCCGCCGCTGGCGCGGTGGCTGGGGCGGCGCTGGCCGGGATCGTCGACGATCTCGGTGACGCCGCCGCGGCCAAGGGTCTGCGCGGCCACCTCGGCGCGCTGCGCCGCGGCGAGGTCACGACGGGCACGGTGAAGATCGCTGCCCTGCTCGGCTCCGGGCTGGTGGGGTGCCTGTGGTCGGACCGCAGGGTCGGCGCCTGGAGCGGCTGGCCGACGCTCGTCGGCGCGGCCCTGGTCGCGGGCTCTGCCAACCTGGCCAACCTGCTGGACCTGCGGCCCGGGCGGGCGCTCAAGGTGGGGCTGGTCCTGGGGCTGCCGCTGGCGCTGCGCGGCCGCCCGGCCGCGGCCGCCGTCTGCGCCTCGGGGACCGTCGTCCTGCCGCCGGACCTGCGGGGGGAGACGATGCTCGGCGACACCGGCGCCAACCCGCTCGGCGCGGCCGTCGGGCTGGCGGCGACCCAGGTCCTCGGCCCGCGCGGGCGTCTGGCGGCGCTCGCCGTCGTTGCGGGCCTGACCCTGCTCAGCGAGCGGGTGAGCTTCAGCCGGGTCATCGGGTCGACCCCGGTGCTGCGCGACCTGGACCGCTGGGGCAGGCCGCGGTGACCCCACCCCGGACGGGGCGGCCCAGCCCGCGACTCTCCGGCCAGGGGGTCCTGCTCGCGGCCGGCATGGTCGCCCTCATCACGCTGCTGGCCCGCGCCGTCGGGCTGGTGCGGTGGGTGGTCTTCTCCGACGCCGTCGGCGCCACCTGCGTGGGCCAGGTCTACGTCACGGCCAACACCGTGCCCAACGTCCTCTTCGAGGTGGCCGCCGGCGGGGCTCTCGCCGCGGTCGCGGTCCCGCTCGTCTCCGGGCACCTGGAGCGGGGCCGAGAGGACCTCGCCGACCGCACCGCCTCGGCGCTGATGACCTGGACGGTAGCGGTGCTGCTGCCGCTGGCCGTGATCGTCGCCCTGGCGGCCGGGCCGGTCACCGCCTGGCTGCTCGGGTCGCCCGAGGGCTGCGACCCGCAGGCGGCCCACGAGGCCGGCCGGTTGATGCTGCTGCTGTTCGCCCCGCAGGTCGTCCTCTACGGCGTGGGCATCGTCCTGGCCGGCGTCCTGCAGGGCCACCGCCGGTTCCTCGCCGCCGCCCTCGCCCCCCTGCTCTCCAGCCTGGTCGTCGTCGCGGTCTATCTCCTCTTCGGAGCCACCTACGATCCCGGCGTGCCCCTGGGCGAGCTGCCCCGCGACGCCGTGCTGGTGCTCGCCGGCGGCACCACCGTCGGGGTGGTGGCCCTGAGCCTGCCGCTGCTCGTGCCCGCGG
Coding sequences within:
- a CDS encoding copper transporter codes for the protein MIDFRYHVVSLVAVFIALAVGIALGAGPLREGLSSTLESEVSQLREERTTLREQVDAADARAAAREQAFGRVSGRALEGTLSGVRVGVVALPGADRNTIDALEERLSTAGADLALSVEIADSWADAEPDASRSETLRSVQDLVRVPEPREGADPDVATALAAVLAGADQPGDLGAWRQAATLLEDEGLVDLTWRDATSDSFTDRRPPDTFVVVSGGLDAADAEEPAGEQALAARLDLVEGLAELDVPTVVAGQGTEKAPVEGEDHLDPLVGAVRDDRGLAQEVSTVDNLEHITGQVATAMALAWALDGVVGHYGLGRLADSSLPQVPPVRTVSVGVPVPDGGTDEGGAEEGSTGRKDGRTSGDPADPGTAEDGSGVGEVPGTDVAQEGGGLGELLPDPAGTTSAP